A genomic segment from Streptomyces sp. NBC_00459 encodes:
- a CDS encoding MHYT domain-containing protein encodes MGHLDHATFGWLTPVLSYVMACIGAALGLRCTVRALGATGRSRRNWLVTAASAIGTGIWTMHFVAMLGFSVRGTDIRYDVPLTILSLLVAMAVVSTGVFAVGYGHDRARALFVGGLTTGLGVASMHYLGMAAVRLHGDVKYDPALVALSVVIAVVAATAALWAALNIKSPIAVTVASLVMGAAVSSMHYTGMFAVHVDVTPSGETLPGATAMQFIFPLAVGLGSYLFLTSAFVALSPTAGEREASAAAQRPVDSVAAR; translated from the coding sequence ATGGGACACCTGGACCACGCCACCTTCGGCTGGCTGACACCCGTACTGTCGTACGTGATGGCCTGCATCGGCGCCGCCCTCGGGCTGCGCTGCACCGTCCGTGCGCTCGGCGCGACCGGCCGCTCGCGCCGCAACTGGCTCGTCACCGCGGCCTCCGCGATCGGCACCGGCATCTGGACCATGCACTTCGTGGCCATGCTCGGCTTCAGTGTCCGCGGCACCGACATCCGCTACGACGTGCCGTTGACCATCCTCAGCCTCCTCGTCGCCATGGCCGTCGTCTCCACCGGAGTCTTCGCCGTCGGCTACGGCCACGACCGTGCCCGCGCGCTCTTCGTCGGTGGACTCACCACCGGGCTGGGTGTGGCGAGCATGCACTACCTCGGCATGGCCGCGGTCCGGCTGCACGGTGATGTGAAGTACGACCCGGCGCTCGTCGCTCTCTCCGTGGTGATCGCCGTCGTCGCGGCCACCGCCGCCCTGTGGGCGGCTCTCAACATCAAGTCGCCGATAGCGGTGACGGTCGCCTCGCTGGTCATGGGAGCGGCCGTCAGCAGCATGCACTACACCGGGATGTTCGCGGTGCACGTGGACGTCACGCCATCCGGCGAGACACTGCCCGGGGCCACGGCGATGCAGTTCATCTTCCCCCTCGCCGTCGGCCTCGGGTCCTACCTCTTCCTGACCTCGGCGTTCGTCGCGTTGTCGCCGACGGCCGGGGAACGCGAGGCATCCGCGGCCGCCCAGCGGCCGGTCGACAGTGTCGCGGCCCGCTAG